A DNA window from Agarivorans sp. TSD2052 contains the following coding sequences:
- a CDS encoding glycosyltransferase family 9 protein, whose product MTSTQAIQKICILRLSAIGDVCNALAVVQQLQQALPEADITWVCGKAEAHLLALFTNINVVIYDKRDGLRGLLCLKRQLKAQQFDVLWHMQAALRASLVSYCINAKRRIGFDRSRAKDGQWLFTNEKISPANSPHVLDGFLQFLNQLNIAPQPVKWHVPLSEQDRDYAKTLLNTDTKQLLICPAASKAYKNWTIEGYVGIALYALNQGYQVSLIGSPANNEMALSEQINQACKGRLSNLCGKTSLPQLWALIDQADILISPDTGPAHMAVAVNTPVLGLYAHHNPQRTGPYQYRHYVVSVWQQEIEKEQGKPASQLSWRSRVKNPDAMQLITLDAVIDMFETIKQEQQL is encoded by the coding sequence ATGACCTCAACTCAAGCCATTCAAAAAATCTGCATCCTTCGTTTATCGGCGATTGGTGATGTGTGTAACGCCCTAGCGGTAGTGCAACAACTGCAACAGGCGCTGCCTGAAGCAGACATTACCTGGGTTTGTGGTAAAGCCGAAGCACACCTACTGGCACTATTTACCAATATTAACGTGGTGATATACGACAAACGTGACGGCTTGCGGGGATTGCTATGCCTAAAGCGTCAACTTAAGGCGCAACAGTTTGATGTACTCTGGCACATGCAGGCCGCCCTACGTGCTAGCTTGGTCAGTTATTGTATTAATGCCAAACGGCGGATAGGCTTTGACCGAAGTCGTGCCAAAGACGGCCAGTGGTTATTTACCAACGAAAAAATATCACCCGCAAATTCGCCCCACGTATTGGATGGATTTTTACAATTTTTAAACCAGCTAAATATAGCGCCGCAGCCAGTTAAATGGCATGTTCCGCTCAGTGAGCAAGACCGTGATTACGCAAAAACCTTGCTCAACACAGATACTAAGCAACTACTCATTTGCCCAGCCGCAAGCAAAGCCTACAAAAATTGGACCATAGAAGGTTATGTCGGCATTGCCCTATATGCCCTCAACCAAGGTTACCAAGTCAGCCTCATCGGTAGCCCAGCCAACAATGAAATGGCACTATCTGAACAAATAAACCAAGCTTGTAAGGGTAGGCTAAGCAATCTGTGCGGTAAAACCAGCTTGCCACAGCTATGGGCGCTGATTGACCAAGCAGATATCTTGATATCGCCCGATACCGGGCCGGCTCACATGGCAGTGGCGGTTAATACACCGGTGCTAGGCTTATATGCTCACCATAACCCACAGCGCACAGGGCCTTATCAATATCGCCACTATGTAGTGAGCGTATGGCAACAAGAAATAGAAAAAGAACAAGGCAAACCTGCCAGCCAATTAAGTTGGCGCAGCCGAGTGAAAAACCCCGATGCCATGCAACTGATTACCCTCGATGCGGTGATCGATATGTTTGAAACGATTAAACAAGAGCAGCAACTATGA
- a CDS encoding glycosyltransferase family 9 protein, whose translation MSIVKKIRTALRQFDAKRRNHSIALEVGFLKLLVRGKGRQPELLEPKQVKRVLIVRNNKRIGNMFFLLPFVNYSKELYPNAEFDLLLSEPWQGTIFDNLGLKNVYYSQFGVKSIFDFFRTISSVKKQQYDLILLPYGGSSDRIVTAMLNGKNVVAFYGAADAAVCSHTFKYQAKYKHFALSCIELLEQLGLPAPAQASARLVLSDSEKQCAADELKLLLGEQNNKPCLAYFRGARGAKVIADKDWQALLAKFKQHYAGDVNVIEILSPDVTRPLAEADFSYSNGDLRKLAAFLQQVPLFFCGDTGPLHLASSAGAYCVGLFTVTNVAQYGCLGEHVVNVTDLDAIQAPALLAELGLD comes from the coding sequence ATGAGCATAGTTAAAAAAATACGAACCGCCCTACGACAATTTGACGCCAAGCGCAGAAATCATTCGATAGCTTTAGAAGTCGGATTTTTAAAATTGTTAGTGCGGGGTAAAGGCCGCCAGCCAGAATTGCTCGAACCTAAGCAGGTAAAGCGGGTGCTGATTGTGCGTAATAACAAGCGCATTGGTAATATGTTCTTCTTACTCCCTTTTGTTAATTATTCTAAAGAACTGTACCCCAACGCAGAGTTTGATTTGTTATTAAGTGAGCCTTGGCAAGGCACTATTTTTGATAACTTGGGTTTGAAAAATGTCTATTACTCCCAATTTGGCGTTAAAAGCATATTTGATTTTTTCCGCACAATATCAAGCGTTAAGAAACAACAATACGATCTCATTTTATTGCCTTACGGGGGCTCGAGCGATCGTATTGTGACCGCCATGCTGAATGGTAAGAATGTGGTCGCTTTTTATGGCGCCGCAGATGCTGCGGTATGCAGCCACACGTTTAAATACCAAGCCAAATATAAGCATTTCGCGCTAAGCTGCATTGAGTTATTGGAGCAGTTAGGCCTGCCAGCCCCCGCGCAAGCGAGTGCGCGTTTAGTATTAAGTGACTCAGAGAAACAATGTGCCGCCGATGAGCTTAAGCTCTTGCTGGGAGAGCAAAACAACAAGCCTTGCCTTGCTTATTTTAGAGGCGCGCGTGGGGCAAAAGTGATTGCCGATAAAGACTGGCAGGCATTATTGGCTAAGTTTAAGCAGCACTATGCCGGTGACGTTAACGTTATAGAAATTTTAAGCCCAGACGTTACCCGCCCCTTAGCGGAAGCCGACTTTAGCTATTCAAATGGTGACTTGCGCAAACTTGCTGCATTTTTACAGCAAGTTCCGCTGTTTTTCTGCGGAGATACAGGCCCGTTGCACTTAGCTAGCTCGGCCGGAGCTTACTGTGTTGGGCTGTTCACTGTGACCAATGTGGCGCAATACGGTTGTTTGGGCGAGCACGTTGTTAATGTGACCGATTTAGATGCCATTCAGGCCCCTGCGTTGCTCGCCGAATTAGGCTTAGATTAA
- the coaD gene encoding pantetheine-phosphate adenylyltransferase, whose amino-acid sequence MTTRVIYPGTFDPVTNGHTDLIHRAARMFDKVIVAVAASPSKQPLFSLAERVQLLEQSLANTKNIEVIGFTGLLVDLAKQQNANVLLRGLRTGSDFEYEMQLADMNRQLDPNLESVFLTPGEGVSFISSSLIKEVAKHGGDIARFVAPHVAQAVSNKLPKV is encoded by the coding sequence ATGACAACTAGGGTTATCTATCCAGGCACCTTTGACCCTGTGACCAATGGGCACACCGACCTCATCCATCGCGCCGCTCGAATGTTCGATAAGGTAATAGTAGCAGTGGCCGCTAGTCCTAGTAAGCAACCGCTGTTTAGTTTAGCTGAACGGGTGCAACTGTTAGAGCAAAGCCTCGCCAATACTAAAAACATTGAAGTGATTGGTTTTACCGGTTTGCTGGTCGATTTAGCCAAACAACAAAATGCCAATGTACTATTACGTGGCCTACGTACTGGCTCTGATTTTGAGTATGAAATGCAACTGGCCGATATGAATCGTCAATTAGACCCTAATCTAGAAAGTGTCTTTCTCACCCCTGGCGAAGGGGTGTCGTTTATCTCTTCAAGTTTGATTAAAGAAGTGGCTAAACATGGCGGCGACATAGCGCGCTTTGTAGCGCCTCACGTTGCCCAAGCCGTCAGTAATAAGCTGCCCAAGGTTTAG
- a CDS encoding glycosyltransferase family 9 protein, translated as MQKLLVVRNDKIGDFMLAWPSFALLKQSLVDTEITALVPSYTAPLAQLCPWIDKVIVDCGAEGDSAAQSQLLTQVKQQQFDGYLCLFSNMRNAWLGARAGIKQRCAPATKLAQFLFTQRVKQRRSQSRKPEFEYNMDLARAFLIHHKVSVSEPTPPYFSVKPEQLAGRKRSDFAEQQDQPLFMVHIGSGGSANNLSVEQYFSLIDCLAKLKPEACFVITAGPGELVAAQELTEQLAEAEIDHRLYFSEQGLAVFCQVIACADLFIAGSTGPLHIAGALDVPTVGFFPSRRSATPLRWQPLNSQGRHIAFSPPAGEMTQEDMSLINVSDSAVKINLWWQKLQPAAEVEQ; from the coding sequence ATGCAAAAGCTGTTGGTAGTGCGAAATGACAAAATTGGTGATTTTATGCTGGCTTGGCCCAGTTTCGCGTTGTTGAAGCAATCGCTAGTTGATACCGAAATAACGGCTTTAGTCCCTAGTTATACCGCTCCGTTGGCGCAGTTATGTCCGTGGATTGATAAGGTGATTGTTGATTGCGGGGCTGAGGGGGATTCGGCTGCGCAAAGCCAGTTACTCACGCAGGTTAAACAGCAGCAGTTTGATGGTTATTTGTGTTTATTTTCCAATATGCGCAACGCCTGGTTAGGCGCGAGAGCGGGGATTAAACAGCGCTGCGCACCAGCCACCAAGTTGGCGCAGTTTTTATTTACTCAGCGTGTAAAGCAACGCCGCTCACAATCTCGTAAGCCTGAATTTGAATACAATATGGATCTTGCCAGAGCGTTTTTGATTCACCATAAGGTTAGCGTCAGTGAGCCAACACCGCCGTACTTTAGCGTTAAGCCAGAGCAACTTGCTGGGCGCAAGCGCAGTGATTTTGCTGAGCAGCAAGACCAACCTTTGTTTATGGTGCATATTGGAAGTGGTGGTTCGGCCAATAATTTGAGCGTAGAGCAGTACTTCAGTTTGATAGATTGCTTGGCTAAGCTTAAGCCTGAGGCTTGTTTTGTTATTACCGCAGGCCCCGGTGAGCTGGTTGCTGCCCAAGAGCTGACCGAGCAATTGGCTGAGGCAGAGATTGATCACCGTTTATATTTCTCTGAGCAGGGTTTAGCGGTGTTTTGCCAAGTGATTGCTTGTGCCGATTTATTTATTGCCGGTTCTACTGGCCCACTACATATCGCCGGCGCACTTGATGTGCCTACAGTGGGTTTCTTCCCGAGCCGCCGCAGCGCGACGCCTTTGCGTTGGCAGCCCCTAAATAGTCAGGGCCGACATATTGCTTTTTCTCCGCCAGCCGGCGAAATGACCCAAGAAGATATGAGCTTAATTAATGTGAGTGATTCAGCGGTAAAAATTAACTTATGGTGGCAGAAACTGCAGCCAGCAGCAGAAGTAGAACAATAG
- a CDS encoding glycosyltransferase family 2 protein produces the protein MSANKASITAIIITKNEQDSLKDCLESLTWVDQIVVVDSGSSDGTVELAKHYTQDVFTNDNWPGFGKQKQLAQSYASSDWILAVDADERIDATLRDNIQKMLVNPPSNTVFNLNELTWVFGRFLKHSGWYYRHIRLYPRQLTQYNDNLVHESVIVPEGCQVAELDGDILHYSYRNIEHYLVKSAGYAKAWADQREARGKRATLSQGVLHAIGCFAKMYILKRGFLDGKAGFLIALLSAHSTFVKYADLWARQHDRHYRK, from the coding sequence ATGAGCGCGAATAAAGCCAGCATTACCGCCATCATTATCACTAAAAACGAACAAGATAGTTTAAAGGATTGCTTGGAAAGCCTCACTTGGGTAGACCAAATAGTGGTTGTTGATTCAGGCAGTAGCGACGGCACGGTTGAGCTAGCAAAACACTATACTCAAGATGTATTCACTAATGACAATTGGCCAGGCTTTGGTAAACAAAAACAATTGGCCCAAAGCTATGCCAGCAGTGACTGGATCTTAGCGGTAGATGCCGATGAGCGTATCGACGCCACCCTGCGTGACAACATCCAAAAAATGTTAGTTAATCCGCCCAGTAATACCGTATTCAACCTGAATGAATTAACCTGGGTATTTGGTCGTTTTCTTAAACATTCTGGTTGGTATTATCGCCATATTCGTCTCTATCCACGGCAACTAACTCAGTATAACGATAACTTAGTGCATGAATCGGTAATCGTGCCGGAAGGTTGCCAAGTCGCTGAATTAGATGGCGATATTCTGCATTACTCCTACCGCAACATTGAGCACTATTTAGTGAAGTCGGCCGGTTATGCCAAAGCTTGGGCAGATCAACGTGAAGCGCGAGGCAAACGCGCCACCTTAAGCCAAGGCGTATTACATGCCATTGGCTGTTTTGCCAAAATGTATATTTTAAAACGGGGCTTTTTAGATGGCAAAGCGGGCTTTTTAATCGCGCTGCTATCGGCACATTCCACCTTTGTGAAATATGCCGATTTATGGGCTAGGCAGCACGACCGTCACTATCGAAAGTAG
- a CDS encoding 3-deoxy-D-manno-octulosonic acid kinase has product MQIEKQKTEDGYLFFNPAVWDHVSDAYFEVRHWQQNRAVVGHAMGRGKTIFFRFQHRECVLRHYHRGGLVSKLSNDRYLYTSLKRTRVWREFSLLMSLKALQLPAPLAIAGRIKRSGMSFQADLILERIDGAKDLAQLLSERRLPLSLWQKVGETIALFHKAGVYHADLNLRNIMVDDQQKVWLIDFDSGRLCRPRKKWQQANIARLYRSLEKEQTKPGYCHWLESDWQYMLAAYKNAL; this is encoded by the coding sequence ATGCAGATAGAAAAACAAAAAACGGAAGATGGCTATCTATTCTTCAACCCTGCGGTGTGGGATCACGTGAGTGATGCTTATTTTGAGGTCCGCCATTGGCAACAAAACCGAGCCGTAGTGGGCCATGCAATGGGTCGAGGTAAAACCATATTTTTCCGTTTTCAGCACCGTGAGTGTGTATTACGCCATTATCATCGTGGTGGTTTAGTCTCAAAACTGAGCAACGATCGCTATTTGTATACCAGCCTCAAGCGGACGCGAGTATGGCGTGAGTTTTCACTGTTGATGAGCCTGAAAGCGCTGCAATTGCCGGCTCCATTAGCCATTGCCGGGCGCATTAAACGCAGTGGTATGAGTTTTCAAGCCGACCTGATATTGGAGCGTATTGATGGTGCTAAAGATTTAGCCCAGCTACTTAGTGAGCGCCGCTTGCCTTTGTCTTTGTGGCAAAAAGTGGGTGAAACCATCGCTTTATTTCACAAAGCGGGGGTGTATCACGCCGATCTCAACTTGCGTAATATTATGGTAGACGACCAGCAAAAGGTGTGGCTGATAGATTTTGATAGTGGTCGACTGTGTCGGCCCCGTAAAAAGTGGCAACAAGCCAATATTGCTCGTTTGTACCGTTCTTTAGAAAAAGAGCAAACTAAGCCAGGCTATTGTCATTGGTTGGAGTCTGATTGGCAGTATATGCTAGCCGCCTATAAAAATGCGCTCTAG